From Kryptolebias marmoratus isolate JLee-2015 linkage group LG15, ASM164957v2, whole genome shotgun sequence, a single genomic window includes:
- the smyd2a gene encoding N-lysine methyltransferase SMYD2-A: protein MKNEGIEGTERFESPDKGRGLLAVRHFAVGELVFACPAYSYVLTVNERGAHCEHCFTRKEDLFKCGKCKQAYYCNVDCQRGDWPMHKLECVAMCSYGENWCPSETVRLVARILMKQRVTTERTPSERLLLLKEFEAHLDKMDNEKQEMNQADITALRYFYSKHISDLPDEQALTELFAQVNCNGFTIEDEELSHLGSAVFPDVALMNHSCSPNVIVTYKGTVAEVRAVDEINPGEEIFNSYIDLLYPTEDRRERLLDSYFFSCQCTECTSRSKDKAKMEIRKLSTPPEPEEINSMVHYAKNVIEEFRRAKHYKTPSELLEMCELSLEKMGAIFADTNVYMLHMMYQAMGVCLYMQDWDGAMSYGEKIVQPYSVHYPAFSLNVASMYLKLGRLYLGLEKKTQGAKALKKALRIMEVAHGKDHHYVAEVKREIMEQK, encoded by the exons ATGAAGAACGAAGGTATAGAGGGTACGGAGAGGTTCGAGAGCCCGGATAAAGGCCGGGGCCTGCTGGCCGTGAGGCACTTCGCGGTCGGGGAGCTGGTGTTCGCCTGTCCTGCCTACTCCTACGTGCTGACGGTGAATGAGAGAGGAGCTCACTGCGAGCACTGCTTCACCAG GAAAGAAGACCTTTTCAAATGTGGTAAATGTAAGCAGGCCTACTACTGCAATGTTGACTGTCAG AGAGGCGACTGGCCGATGCACAAGTTGGAGTGTGTAGCCATGTGTTCGTACGGGGAGAACTGGTGTCCATCAGAGACGGTCAGGCTGGTGGCCAGAATCCTCATGAAACAG agagTCACAACAGAGCGCACCCCGTCtgagaggctgctgctgctcaaaGAGTTCGAAGCCC ACCTGGATAAGATGGACAATGAGAAGCAGGAGATGAACCAGGCGGACATCACAGCTCTGCGTTATTTCTACTCCAAACACATCAGTGACCTCCCTGACGAGCAGGCGCTCACTGAGCTCTTTGCACAG gtgaACTGTAACGGTTTTACCATCGAGGACGAGGAGCTCTCCCATCTCGGATCGGCTGTTTTTCCTGA TGTAGCACTGATGAACCACAGCTGTAGTCCTAACGTTATCGTGACCTATAAAGGCACAGTGGCTGAAGTCAGAGCTGTTGATGAAATAAACCCAGGTGAAGAG ATCTTTAACAGCTACATAGACCTGCTGTATCCTACAGAGGACAGAAGAGAGAGGTTATTAGATTCCTACTTCTTCTCATGCCAGTGTACGGAGTGCACCTCCAGGTCGAAG GACAAGGCAAAGATGGAGATTAGGAAGCTGAGCActccaccagaaccagaagaaaTAAACTCGATGGTTCATTACGCCAAGAATGTCATCGAAGAGTTCAGAAGAGCCAAACACTACAAAA CTCCCAGTGAGCTGCTGGAAATGTGTGAGCTCAGCCTGGAGAAGATGGGAGCTATTTTTGCCGACACCAACGTCTATATGCTGCACATGATGTATCAGGCCATGGGCGTCTGCCTCTACATGCAAGACTGGGACGGAGCGATGAGCTACGGAGAGAAGATCGTTCAGCCTTACAG CGTTCATTATCCCGCCTTCTCCTTGAATGTGGCGTCCATGTATCTGAAACTGGGTCGTCTGTATTTGGGCCTTGAGAAGAAGACACAAGGtgccaaagctttaaagaag GCCTTGAGGATCATGGAGGTGGCTCATGGAAAAGATCACCACTATGTAGCAGAGGTCAAACGAGAAATTATGgagcagaagtaa